A part of Vulcanisaeta moutnovskia 768-28 genomic DNA contains:
- a CDS encoding SDR family NAD(P)-dependent oxidoreductase — MVRRVAVVSGSGRGIGRAIAVRLAKDGFGVVVNYKRHDEEGEETMSLIKSVGGEAIIVKSDAATADGAKAMIDEAIKQWGSVDVVVNNAGLGIMRPFVDIDEGLWDKIINTNLKSAYLLTKFAVPHMIKNNWGRIINMSSIEGIMGAAYNVPYATAKAALIGFTKALAAELAPYGITVNAIAPGLVKTKLGMSLLQVLNVKEEEWVKTGTLTGRIIEPEEVADLVAFLVGDSARNITGQVFVIDAGTTILPAARHLSSMPR; from the coding sequence ATGGTTAGGAGAGTTGCTGTTGTTTCAGGTTCGGGTCGTGGTATTGGTAGGGCTATTGCCGTTAGGTTGGCTAAGGATGGTTTTGGCGTTGTTGTTAATTATAAGAGGCATGATGAGGAGGGTGAGGAGACCATGAGTTTGATTAAGAGTGTTGGTGGTGAGGCGATAATTGTTAAGTCTGATGCTGCTACAGCTGATGGTGCAAAGGCCATGATTGATGAGGCAATTAAGCAGTGGGGCTCTGTTGACGTTGTCGTTAATAACGCTGGTCTCGGCATAATGAGACCCTTCGTAGACATTGACGAGGGTTTGTGGGATAAGATAATAAACACGAACCTGAAGTCAGCCTACTTACTGACTAAATTCGCCGTGCCTCACATGATCAAGAATAATTGGGGCAGGATCATAAACATGAGCTCGATAGAGGGTATAATGGGCGCAGCATACAATGTTCCCTACGCAACGGCGAAGGCTGCCCTGATAGGATTCACAAAGGCCCTGGCAGCTGAGTTGGCGCCCTATGGCATAACCGTTAATGCAATAGCCCCCGGCCTTGTCAAGACCAAGTTGGGTATGAGCCTACTGCAGGTGCTTAATGTTAAGGAGGAGGAGTGGGTTAAGACTGGTACACTGACTGGCCGTATAATAGAGCCTGAGGAGGTTGCTGATTTAGTGGCGTTCCTCGTGGGTGATTCTGCGAGAAATATAACGGGCCAGGTATTCGTAATAGACGCAGGAACAACAATACTGCCAGCAGCGAGGCACCTCTCAAGCATGCCCAGGTAA
- a CDS encoding ATP-dependent DNA helicase has protein sequence MSGIRSLIKRYFPYDVFRKYQWEIARGIYDSLSSGKIALIEAPTGVGKTASALAASLAYAEESGVKVLFLIRTKNEAQAPIRELRRLRDRGVDIDYVIIRNRPDMCCMVSTRKLPYEEFLEECRFLRSSDECPYYSNIRRVDVNSLMLHIMDNTGSINEYVSSLCALNVCPYEVSRMYLDRAKIGIMTYYYIFSINKPESINIDVKNSVLIIDEAHNLPDAISGLNTINLPLASVIASIAEVKKLIDDEELKNRVLRILRGLQTYMVKLSRILEEETMVSLELGDVLQFFEDFQAIKDAYYEIIKKKRSAGVPIPYTPLSRLLDFHKAVLNKVSGFSVFLARDEQGVSLVYKCVDPSVVSSSVINDANGVVLMSGTLPPKDYVVSMLGINRDVVEYRIGFRDYVKSENYEVLVYDGITTRYVERDEEEYAKIADVLSRIYQAYTLDKAILSIFPSYVVLKAVRKYLSPGVKYVMELGSTSIDDLIRDLRSNRRKLIMAVAGGKLVEGVEYRLGTENLLGLIIIIGVPYPEPNDYLDDIMEILAARLNDRRMAWELTYQWPAIVRIKQAVGRAFRSEDDKALIVLMDRRFREMRLAKIFEDYFGKYVIVDEKELINEIKNFTPR, from the coding sequence GTGTCGGGAATTAGGTCATTAATTAAGAGGTATTTTCCATATGACGTATTTAGGAAGTATCAGTGGGAGATAGCCAGGGGTATTTATGATTCATTATCAAGTGGTAAAATTGCGCTAATTGAGGCGCCAACAGGTGTTGGTAAGACGGCAAGTGCCTTAGCGGCTTCATTAGCATATGCGGAGGAGAGTGGCGTTAAGGTTCTATTTCTGATTAGGACTAAAAATGAGGCTCAGGCGCCAATTAGGGAGTTACGTAGGTTAAGGGATAGGGGCGTTGATATTGATTATGTGATAATTAGGAATAGACCAGATATGTGCTGTATGGTTAGTACACGTAAACTCCCATACGAGGAATTCCTTGAGGAGTGTAGGTTTTTGAGATCAAGTGACGAATGCCCCTATTATTCCAATATTAGGAGAGTTGATGTTAATAGTTTAATGCTTCATATAATGGATAATACAGGTAGTATTAATGAGTATGTATCATCATTATGTGCACTCAATGTTTGTCCTTATGAGGTATCCAGGATGTACCTGGATCGGGCTAAGATCGGTATTATGACCTATTACTACATCTTTAGTATCAATAAGCCTGAATCCATAAATATTGATGTTAAGAATTCCGTTTTAATAATTGATGAGGCACATAATTTACCGGATGCAATAAGTGGATTGAATACTATTAACCTACCCTTGGCCTCGGTAATTGCCTCGATTGCTGAGGTTAAGAAGTTAATTGATGATGAAGAACTGAAAAATAGAGTTCTCAGGATACTAAGGGGTTTACAAACATACATGGTTAAGTTAAGTAGGATTCTTGAGGAGGAGACGATGGTATCACTGGAGTTGGGGGATGTCCTTCAATTCTTTGAGGATTTCCAAGCAATAAAAGATGCCTATTATGAAATAATTAAGAAGAAGAGAAGTGCTGGTGTTCCAATACCATATACACCACTATCCCGCCTATTGGATTTTCATAAAGCCGTACTCAATAAGGTGAGTGGTTTCAGCGTATTTCTTGCCAGGGACGAGCAAGGAGTCTCCCTTGTTTATAAGTGCGTTGACCCATCTGTAGTAAGCAGCTCCGTAATTAATGATGCAAATGGCGTTGTACTTATGAGTGGTACATTACCACCAAAGGATTACGTAGTGAGCATGCTGGGTATAAATAGGGATGTTGTTGAGTATAGGATTGGCTTTAGAGATTATGTTAAGTCTGAGAATTATGAAGTCCTGGTTTATGATGGTATTACCACAAGATACGTGGAAAGGGATGAGGAGGAATACGCTAAGATCGCTGATGTGCTCAGTAGAATTTACCAGGCATATACACTTGATAAGGCAATACTATCAATATTCCCATCATACGTAGTCCTCAAGGCCGTTAGGAAATACCTAAGTCCAGGTGTTAAGTACGTAATGGAGCTAGGTAGTACGTCAATTGATGATTTAATCAGGGATTTAAGGAGCAACCGTAGAAAATTAATAATGGCTGTGGCTGGTGGTAAACTTGTTGAGGGTGTTGAATATAGGCTCGGCACCGAGAACCTACTCGGCCTTATAATCATTATTGGTGTTCCATACCCAGAACCTAATGATTATCTTGATGACATAATGGAAATTCTGGCGGCCAGGCTTAACGATAGGAGGATGGCTTGGGAATTAACGTATCAATGGCCTGCCATAGTTAGGATTAAGCAAGCAGTGGGTAGGGCCTTTAGGTCTGAGGATGATAAGGCATTAATAGTGCTCATGGACCGTAGATTTAGGGAAATGAGGCTCGCTAAAATATTCGAGGATTATTTCGGTAAGTATGTCATTGTTGATGAGAAGGAATTAATTAATGAAATCAAAAACTTTACTCCTCGTTAA
- a CDS encoding ArsR/SmtB family transcription factor — protein MIRINVIDKLNVFRINVKSVAVLPIESFDALLGNSIRINIMDMLSRGPMTVTSLAQELGMLKGVVHRHVKALEDFGWVRQLNNDEVKTVGLSREANRIYYVPSAMVYLGFKLEANEHGMKIIIPANYGAFVDVRGRKFILLTPTFSNHECRNSCPSHEACLDWIKRIGKQYHISVDYDDAGRALMYLYTQLILKEFRINMINNAIMLDSPRLNSIFMKHANLAL, from the coding sequence ATGATTAGGATAAATGTAATAGATAAATTAAATGTGTTTAGGATCAATGTGAAATCAGTGGCTGTTTTACCCATTGAGTCCTTTGACGCGTTATTAGGTAATAGCATTAGAATAAACATAATGGATATGCTCAGTAGAGGTCCCATGACAGTTACGTCATTGGCGCAGGAGTTAGGAATGCTTAAGGGCGTTGTTCATAGGCATGTGAAGGCGCTCGAGGACTTTGGTTGGGTTAGGCAATTAAACAATGATGAAGTAAAGACTGTTGGATTAAGTAGAGAGGCCAATAGGATATACTATGTGCCATCGGCCATGGTTTACCTGGGGTTTAAGCTTGAGGCTAATGAGCATGGTATGAAAATAATAATACCCGCTAATTATGGTGCTTTCGTAGATGTCAGAGGCCGTAAGTTCATATTACTAACACCAACATTCTCGAACCATGAATGTAGGAATTCATGTCCTTCACATGAAGCATGCCTCGACTGGATTAAGAGAATTGGAAAGCAGTATCACATAAGTGTTGATTATGATGATGCAGGTAGGGCGCTTATGTACCTATATACACAGTTAATACTTAAGGAGTTTAGGATAAACATGATAAACAACGCAATAATGCTTGACAGCCCGCGCCTAAACTCTATTTTCATGAAGCATGCAAACCTAGCCCTCTAA
- the rsmA gene encoding 16S rRNA (adenine(1518)-N(6)/adenine(1519)-N(6))-dimethyltransferase RsmA, with protein MLPDLETVTKEDLMNLIMKYRLRLRKRLSQHFVVDPMVIRDIISHVPLNSNVLEIGTGIGILTYYLAKVTSQVITVEIDGRLVRIAERVLNQLNNISIIQGNALEIPWPQVDIIVSNVPYSITSPLIIRIIREGIPRALLTIQREVANRLISKPGGDDYGRLSIITQCNYFVSILNTYPPDSFYPSPEIYSSLVMMTKKEPCYGDMKALESVTNVLFRHRNRVLRWVLNKYLGSDAVNALMKANINVNARVRQLGIDELVKITEYLKPFIGGDGGD; from the coding sequence ATGCTTCCTGACCTTGAGACAGTTACTAAAGAGGACCTAATGAACTTAATTATGAAGTATAGGTTAAGGTTGAGAAAAAGACTGAGTCAGCATTTTGTTGTTGATCCAATGGTTATAAGGGATATTATTAGTCATGTGCCGTTGAATTCAAACGTACTTGAGATTGGTACTGGAATCGGAATATTAACTTATTACCTAGCCAAGGTAACGTCACAAGTAATTACTGTTGAAATTGACGGGAGACTCGTAAGAATAGCCGAACGCGTTTTGAACCAATTAAATAATATATCTATAATTCAGGGTAATGCCTTGGAAATACCATGGCCTCAAGTCGATATTATTGTTTCTAATGTACCGTACTCAATAACATCACCATTAATAATAAGAATAATTAGGGAGGGAATTCCAAGGGCTTTATTAACAATACAGAGGGAGGTGGCTAATAGGCTCATTAGTAAACCTGGTGGCGATGATTATGGTAGGTTAAGTATAATTACCCAGTGTAATTACTTCGTGAGTATCTTAAACACGTACCCACCTGATTCCTTCTATCCAAGCCCTGAAATTTACTCATCATTAGTAATGATGACCAAGAAGGAGCCTTGTTATGGCGATATGAAGGCTCTCGAATCAGTGACCAACGTACTCTTTAGGCATAGGAATAGGGTCCTTAGGTGGGTGCTTAATAAATACCTTGGCTCTGATGCGGTAAATGCCCTGATGAAGGCTAATATTAATGTGAATGCACGGGTTAGGCAATTGGGAATTGATGAACTAGTTAAAATAACAGAATACTTAAAACCGTTCATAGGCGGTGATGGTGGTGATTAA
- a CDS encoding HD domain-containing protein, with amino-acid sequence MSLLINAVSIVDTILNTPRIGWIQRGIPQVIAESVGDHVLLTSYITLIICNEVKRINDTIDVSKCVSMALIHDAHEALAGNVGNNVRLLINEWRDLEARLFDELGFPEELRNYFREYRYGLSVEGRIVNLADKLATFIRACIYAKTGYDTRELIINYRELVEKLLNEFTDNIGQVINNIVNPILSWCDDRTVTSTLSNESP; translated from the coding sequence GTGTCATTGTTGATAAATGCGGTCTCAATCGTGGATACAATACTTAACACACCAAGGATTGGTTGGATACAACGTGGAATCCCGCAAGTCATTGCTGAAAGCGTTGGTGATCACGTACTGCTTACGAGTTATATCACATTAATTATATGTAATGAGGTTAAGAGAATTAATGATACCATTGACGTGAGCAAGTGCGTTTCTATGGCCCTTATTCATGACGCGCACGAGGCATTGGCAGGTAATGTGGGTAATAATGTGAGGTTATTAATTAATGAATGGAGGGATTTAGAGGCTAGGTTATTTGATGAGCTTGGGTTTCCCGAGGAATTACGTAATTACTTTAGGGAGTATAGGTATGGATTGAGCGTTGAGGGTAGGATTGTGAATCTTGCCGATAAACTAGCAACATTTATTAGGGCATGCATTTACGCCAAGACTGGTTATGACACGAGAGAATTAATTATTAATTACAGGGAATTAGTGGAAAAGTTATTGAATGAATTCACAGATAATATTGGGCAAGTCATTAATAACATCGTTAACCCTATTCTTTCATGGTGTGATGACCGTACCGTCACTAGTACCCTCAGTAATGAGTCTCCTTAA
- the tenA gene encoding thiaminase II, producing MNSHITDLLRSRVNDIWYRIFNHPFVIELFNGTLPLEKFRFYVIQDYNYLITLTKCQAIIASKFEDPTTMRKILELALADVSTELENYNKLLNTLNLSFDDAIRIRPSPTNIAYMNFLLTTCTLGSPYEGLVAILPCYWTYLEIARYHVEKLRSNPIKIYRDWASIYLTPEYSGIVDSLRVIIDKASDYLMRDFDKLLNIFRQASVYEYLFWDMAYRQEQWVL from the coding sequence ATGAATAGTCATATTACTGATCTACTTAGGAGTCGTGTCAATGATATTTGGTATAGAATATTTAATCATCCATTTGTTATTGAATTATTCAACGGTACGTTACCACTTGAGAAGTTTAGGTTCTACGTTATTCAGGATTACAATTACTTAATAACATTAACAAAATGCCAAGCCATAATAGCATCTAAGTTTGAGGATCCAACAACCATGAGAAAGATCCTTGAACTTGCGCTTGCTGATGTATCCACAGAGCTTGAGAACTACAATAAGCTACTTAATACTCTTAATCTAAGTTTTGATGATGCTATTAGGATAAGACCGAGTCCTACAAATATTGCGTATATGAACTTCCTATTGACTACATGCACCTTAGGCAGTCCATACGAGGGCTTAGTGGCGATATTACCGTGTTACTGGACTTACCTGGAGATCGCTAGGTACCATGTGGAGAAATTAAGGAGTAATCCCATTAAGATTTATAGGGATTGGGCCTCGATCTACTTAACCCCTGAATATTCAGGTATAGTTGATAGTCTCAGAGTGATAATTGATAAAGCCAGTGATTATTTAATGAGGGACTTCGACAAGCTACTGAATATATTTAGGCAGGCCAGTGTTTATGAGTATTTATTTTGGGATATGGCATACAGGCAGGAACAATGGGTATTATAA
- the pyrH gene encoding UMP kinase → MIRESFTLKLSGHLFDSEDLLPKYVDLIRELWKNGYRMAIVTGGGSLARRYIELGRKININESLLDMLGISASRLNAQLLAAALSDIAYLPIPTNLDEVFRAWSTGRLVITGGFQPGQSTATVALLISEFLGIKRLIDCANIDAVYTNDPRVDSNARKLDKVSISELMAILRSRTVAGTYDLLDPWALSIAQRSGITIYVIGCGKLSSLRRLITEGTSDGTVITP, encoded by the coding sequence ATGATTCGGGAATCATTCACATTAAAACTAAGTGGGCACCTATTTGACAGTGAGGATTTATTACCTAAATACGTGGATTTAATTCGTGAATTATGGAAGAACGGTTATAGGATGGCAATAGTGACTGGGGGTGGTTCTCTCGCACGTAGGTACATAGAGCTTGGCAGGAAGATTAACATAAATGAATCATTATTAGACATGCTCGGTATATCAGCCAGCAGGTTAAATGCCCAGTTATTAGCTGCCGCACTCAGTGATATTGCCTACCTACCGATACCCACGAACCTTGATGAGGTCTTTAGGGCGTGGTCAACAGGTAGGTTAGTAATCACGGGTGGCTTCCAACCAGGTCAATCAACGGCCACGGTAGCACTACTCATCAGTGAATTCTTAGGTATTAAGAGACTAATTGATTGCGCAAACATCGATGCCGTCTATACGAACGATCCGAGGGTTGACTCCAACGCCAGGAAACTCGATAAAGTGAGCATTAGTGAGTTAATGGCTATACTTAGGTCAAGGACGGTGGCAGGTACTTACGACTTACTCGACCCATGGGCATTAAGCATAGCCCAGAGGAGCGGTATTACGATCTACGTGATTGGTTGCGGTAAGTTAAGCTCATTAAGGAGACTCATTACTGAGGGTACTAGTGACGGTACGGTCATCACACCATGA
- a CDS encoding DNA topoisomerase encodes MIIDSLVVAEKDSVARAIAKYLAQGSISIRRIYGIKAYWFTRDNRQWVSIGLKGHIMNVDFSEELNKWHSVEPSKLFDVEPILVIRGDDLNYVRALTHLGASANTVYLALDADPEGEAIAYEAMFVIRNVNPGAVFKRVLFSAVTRNAIIEAFNSPTNLNPGLAKRVFTRMVLDLTLGAVFTRALTLSVEKIDRKALSRGSFLSYGPCQTPVLNLVVQRALERENFKPEKYYTLHIIVDADGKRIMLDHDGVFKDRQEAEKILNLVRSMAKAKVIIASYKEDFLGPPVPLDTIELERRASRFLNIRPKAALDIAEELYRHGYISYPRTETTIYPPTLSLKQVLLELTHGEHGDYAKTLLGMTIKPTRGNSNDGAHPPIYPTRGVSRQELLRYFKNERYWKIYDLVVRHFMATLSPPARIERQRIVVEVVDHRFSTDGLRMIDKGYLVIYPFESPSEKVLPRVKLGDELSIIKAWVEERETEPPPYLSESELLRLMRKYGIGTDATMQDHIHTNIIRGYFRVRNKQCIPTPLGKAVINVFSKTGGELIDPWFRSRMEKALMEITSGSLRPTDVLFTFKSEARKIYEKFMNRQNEVAMELIKALKESLSKTNRNSNRKVS; translated from the coding sequence ATGATTATTGATTCGCTGGTTGTTGCTGAGAAGGATTCAGTGGCTAGGGCCATTGCCAAGTACCTAGCCCAGGGTAGTATAAGTATCAGGAGGATTTACGGTATTAAGGCATACTGGTTCACGAGAGACAATAGGCAGTGGGTTAGTATTGGGCTTAAGGGACACATAATGAATGTTGATTTTTCTGAGGAGTTAAATAAGTGGCATTCCGTAGAGCCATCGAAGCTATTTGACGTTGAACCGATACTAGTGATTAGGGGGGATGATTTAAACTACGTGAGGGCATTAACACACTTAGGAGCAAGTGCTAATACGGTGTACTTAGCCCTAGACGCTGATCCTGAGGGTGAAGCCATAGCCTATGAGGCCATGTTTGTTATAAGGAACGTAAACCCAGGAGCAGTCTTCAAGAGGGTTTTATTTTCAGCAGTGACTAGGAACGCCATCATAGAGGCCTTCAACTCACCAACGAACTTAAACCCTGGTCTTGCCAAGAGGGTCTTCACAAGGATGGTCCTAGACCTAACACTAGGTGCCGTCTTCACTAGAGCATTAACCCTCAGTGTTGAGAAAATCGATAGAAAAGCACTATCGAGGGGGAGCTTCCTCAGTTATGGACCGTGTCAGACACCGGTACTTAACCTCGTCGTGCAAAGGGCTCTTGAGAGGGAGAACTTCAAGCCTGAGAAGTACTATACATTGCACATAATTGTTGATGCCGATGGAAAGAGGATAATGCTTGATCATGATGGTGTATTTAAGGACAGGCAGGAGGCTGAGAAGATACTGAACCTAGTAAGGAGTATGGCCAAGGCTAAGGTAATAATTGCCAGTTATAAGGAGGATTTCCTGGGTCCCCCTGTTCCTCTCGATACAATAGAACTTGAAAGAAGAGCCAGTAGGTTCCTGAACATTAGGCCTAAGGCGGCTCTTGACATAGCTGAGGAACTTTATAGGCATGGCTATATTTCATACCCTAGGACCGAGACGACTATTTATCCACCAACACTAAGCCTTAAGCAGGTACTCCTTGAACTTACCCATGGTGAGCATGGTGACTATGCAAAGACATTACTGGGCATGACTATTAAGCCAACTCGTGGTAATAGTAACGATGGTGCGCATCCACCAATATACCCAACAAGAGGTGTTTCAAGGCAGGAGTTGCTTAGGTACTTCAAGAATGAGAGGTATTGGAAGATTTACGATTTAGTGGTTAGGCACTTTATGGCTACGTTAAGTCCTCCTGCCCGTATTGAGAGACAGAGAATAGTTGTTGAAGTTGTTGATCATAGATTTAGTACGGATGGATTAAGAATGATTGATAAGGGCTACCTAGTGATTTACCCATTTGAAAGTCCAAGTGAGAAGGTACTACCAAGGGTGAAGTTAGGTGATGAGTTAAGTATTATTAAGGCCTGGGTTGAGGAAAGGGAGACTGAACCACCACCATATCTATCAGAGTCGGAATTGCTTAGGTTAATGAGGAAATACGGCATTGGAACTGACGCGACAATGCAGGATCATATTCATACGAACATAATCCGTGGATACTTTAGGGTCAGGAATAAGCAATGTATACCAACGCCATTGGGCAAGGCAGTAATAAACGTATTTAGTAAGACAGGTGGTGAGCTCATTGATCCATGGTTTAGGTCACGCATGGAGAAGGCTCTCATGGAAATAACAAGTGGTTCACTAAGGCCCACTGATGTATTGTTTACATTTAAGAGTGAGGCCAGGAAGATATATGAAAAGTTCATGAATAGGCAAAATGAAGTCGCTATGGAGCTCATAAAGGCATTAAAGGAATCATTAAGTAAAACTAACAGGAATAGTAACAGGAAAGTATCATAA
- a CDS encoding chromatin protein Cren7 yields MAELSSYMEKEYEVECDGQSMKLKPVKVWMLAPKGRRGVIIGLFKCPGGKVVRKAIGKAE; encoded by the coding sequence ATGGCGGAGCTATCAAGTTACATGGAGAAGGAGTATGAAGTCGAGTGTGATGGCCAATCAATGAAACTCAAACCAGTTAAGGTTTGGATGCTTGCTCCAAAGGGTAGGAGAGGCGTAATAATTGGGTTGTTTAAGTGTCCTGGTGGTAAGGTAGTTAGGAAGGCTATTGGTAAGGCTGAATAA
- the rnz gene encoding ribonuclease Z encodes MLIKVTFLGTGAGTPSRDRYLPAILVEDGQRKILLDVGEGIQYRLLEIGVSPLKITHVFITHMHGDHIFGLPGLLATMAMLGREEDLVISGPHGIVNFVKSNMEIVGDPPFHVQIYEIEPSEGIKDIINEENFNLQCVLAKHTVPDCAYSLNWRTYIGRFNPERARELGVPVKYWKRLHMGEVVVLDDGRVIKPEDVVEVRSSGLVRLVYTGDTAPSDSVINIARDAQVLIHDSTFSAVEDHSMVWNQGHSRSIDAAEIARKAGVNRLVLTHISNRYSDPELLAVEASEVFTNVIAARDLMSLVIFS; translated from the coding sequence ATGCTGATAAAGGTTACGTTTTTAGGAACAGGTGCAGGAACACCAAGTAGAGATAGGTACTTACCCGCAATATTGGTTGAGGATGGTCAAAGGAAGATACTGCTTGATGTTGGTGAGGGCATTCAATACAGGCTTCTTGAGATTGGCGTAAGCCCATTGAAAATAACCCATGTGTTCATTACGCACATGCATGGCGACCACATATTTGGATTACCTGGATTACTAGCCACTATGGCAATGCTTGGTAGGGAGGAGGACTTGGTGATTAGCGGTCCTCATGGAATAGTAAACTTCGTGAAGAGTAACATGGAGATTGTTGGTGATCCACCATTTCATGTACAAATCTACGAGATAGAACCCTCAGAGGGGATTAAGGATATTATTAATGAGGAGAATTTTAACCTACAATGCGTATTGGCGAAACACACGGTACCCGACTGTGCCTACTCCCTTAATTGGAGAACATATATAGGTAGGTTCAATCCAGAGAGGGCTAGGGAATTGGGTGTTCCTGTAAAGTATTGGAAAAGGTTGCATATGGGTGAGGTTGTTGTTCTTGATGATGGCAGGGTTATAAAACCCGAGGATGTTGTTGAGGTTAGGAGTAGTGGTTTAGTAAGGCTTGTTTATACTGGCGATACTGCACCCAGTGATTCTGTCATAAACATAGCTAGGGATGCCCAGGTACTTATTCATGATTCAACTTTCTCGGCTGTTGAGGATCACAGCATGGTTTGGAATCAAGGTCACTCTAGATCAATAGACGCTGCTGAGATTGCTAGAAAAGCTGGCGTCAATAGGTTAGTATTAACACACATTAGTAATAGGTACTCTGATCCAGAGCTACTGGCTGTGGAGGCATCGGAGGTTTTCACGAACGTCATAGCCGCCAGGGATTTAATGAGCCTGGTGATTTTCTCATAA
- a CDS encoding radical SAM protein — protein sequence MWKRSIDEVKRIRKVIRVDRDTPQVGTLAFGIVDRGTNVIEVRPTTLCPLSCIYCSVNAGPKSTNRWAEFIDDPETLLAALEEVVRFKGTMDIEAHIDGMGEPGVYPYLVNLIRGIKAINGISTVSMQTRLYMFSEDELKELAQAGLDRINLSIDSLNPELARKVSGASWYDVDHIKELVSLALELGINVVASPVWLPGINDNDIVEIIRWATNVGLGKGELPPVLIQKYIPHKRGRKVKVRIMTWQEFWEKIKNLERELGVKLTATNEKLNIHKAPQLPKPYPIGDEVKVKIISRGIIRGEFLGIILPIKDSVIHDRVITVIANPHMESILIENQVKVKIIENSDNIYIGKLI from the coding sequence ATGTGGAAGAGGAGTATTGATGAGGTTAAGAGAATCAGGAAAGTAATCAGGGTAGATAGGGATACACCTCAGGTAGGTACTCTAGCCTTCGGCATAGTTGATAGAGGTACGAATGTAATAGAGGTTAGGCCAACAACACTATGCCCATTATCCTGTATATATTGCTCGGTTAATGCAGGCCCAAAATCAACAAATAGGTGGGCAGAATTCATTGATGATCCTGAGACATTATTAGCGGCGTTGGAGGAGGTCGTTAGGTTTAAGGGAACGATGGATATTGAGGCCCATATTGATGGTATGGGTGAACCAGGCGTTTATCCATACCTGGTCAATCTTATTCGTGGTATTAAGGCAATAAACGGAATTTCTACAGTATCCATGCAGACTAGGTTATACATGTTTAGTGAGGATGAACTCAAGGAATTGGCACAGGCAGGTTTAGATAGGATAAACCTAAGTATTGATTCATTAAATCCTGAATTGGCCAGGAAAGTAAGTGGGGCTTCTTGGTATGATGTAGATCACATTAAGGAACTAGTATCACTAGCACTTGAGTTGGGCATTAATGTTGTTGCATCCCCCGTTTGGTTACCTGGTATAAATGATAATGATATAGTTGAGATCATTAGATGGGCTACAAATGTAGGACTAGGCAAGGGTGAGTTACCACCCGTACTTATTCAAAAGTATATACCGCATAAGAGAGGTAGAAAGGTGAAGGTTAGGATTATGACATGGCAAGAATTCTGGGAAAAAATCAAGAACCTGGAGAGGGAGTTGGGCGTTAAGTTAACGGCTACTAATGAGAAATTAAACATACATAAAGCCCCTCAATTGCCTAAGCCATATCCTATTGGTGATGAGGTTAAGGTTAAGATAATTAGCAGGGGGATAATTAGAGGTGAATTCCTAGGTATTATATTGCCAATAAAGGACTCGGTAATACACGATAGAGTTATTACGGTAATAGCTAATCCCCATATGGAATCAATACTAATTGAAAATCAGGTTAAGGTTAAGATAATTGAAAACAGTGATAATATATACATTGGTAAACTTATTTAA